In SAR324 cluster bacterium, the following are encoded in one genomic region:
- a CDS encoding AI-2E family transporter yields MEDTNHSNAVFILCYIILIGLIGYMILPFAHSLLFAGILTGVFHPLKSSLESRWKKPKTASAIVCFIIVLSVLIPAIYLIIKLSEEAVVLFQYINQYMNEETIRKIMFDGDYVPDIVKKMIGMAGIDYNFESIKELVLKFSQDVGRLVLGTLNSWISNMFTFLLHFALMLVIIYALLSEDQRVKEFFLALSPMPDDEEELMIEKFNQMNFVTLAGNGIGGLIQGIGAGIGFWFAGINSIVLWTSAMVILAFIPLLGISIIYIPACIYLWIMDQHTASIGLFIYCSLIALLVENWFKAWFVGNRVQINSVLVFLSIMGGMAGFGITGIFYGPLIISLFLIFVGLYHKKYTNADIQDILPITQPLDESVQHDLKRAESES; encoded by the coding sequence ATGGAAGATACTAATCATTCCAATGCCGTTTTTATTTTATGCTATATTATACTGATCGGTCTGATTGGTTATATGATATTGCCGTTTGCCCATTCCCTTTTGTTTGCTGGAATTCTCACAGGAGTATTTCATCCACTCAAATCCTCGCTGGAATCCCGTTGGAAAAAACCTAAAACAGCCTCAGCCATCGTGTGCTTCATCATTGTGCTATCGGTGCTTATTCCAGCGATCTACCTGATTATCAAGCTTTCGGAAGAAGCTGTTGTGCTGTTTCAGTATATCAATCAATACATGAATGAGGAAACGATCAGAAAAATCATGTTTGACGGGGATTATGTACCGGATATTGTGAAAAAAATGATCGGAATGGCAGGAATTGACTATAATTTTGAATCCATCAAAGAACTCGTTCTCAAGTTTTCACAGGACGTGGGACGGCTTGTATTGGGAACACTCAACTCGTGGATTTCCAATATGTTCACCTTTCTGCTTCATTTTGCTTTGATGCTGGTGATCATTTATGCCTTGCTTTCAGAAGATCAGCGGGTGAAAGAGTTTTTTCTGGCATTGTCACCAATGCCGGATGATGAAGAGGAATTGATGATTGAAAAATTCAATCAGATGAACTTCGTCACGCTGGCAGGAAACGGAATCGGCGGCCTGATTCAGGGCATTGGCGCAGGGATCGGTTTCTGGTTTGCGGGAATCAACTCTATTGTGTTATGGACCAGTGCCATGGTGATTCTGGCCTTCATCCCCTTGTTGGGAATTTCAATTATTTACATTCCTGCCTGCATCTATCTGTGGATCATGGATCAGCATACCGCATCCATTGGATTGTTTATATATTGCTCACTCATTGCTTTGCTGGTTGAAAACTGGTTCAAGGCATGGTTTGTGGGAAACAGGGTCCAGATCAATTCTGTGCTGGTGTTTTTAAGCATCATGGGTGGAATGGCAGGCTTTGGAATTACAGGGATTTTTTATGGGCCGTTGATCATATCGCTGTTTTTAATTTTTGTGGGTCTCTATCATAAAAAATACACCAATGCGGACATTCAGGATATTTTACCGATAACACAACCACTGGACGAATCCGTTCAGCATGACTTGAAACGCGCTGAATCAGAAAGTTAG